From the genome of Lytechinus pictus isolate F3 Inbred chromosome 4, Lp3.0, whole genome shotgun sequence:
TGCCTAACAGTATTTCTGCTGGTGATGGTAGGTGATGGTCAATGGGAGTGGCTCGCAAGTATTGCAAGGCTTTGTTGATGTCCTGCTTGGCTTGCTTTGCTTTCATCATTGTCGTCTTGATGGTCTTGACCTGTCGTTCATTGTAACCGTTGGACTGGGGGTATCTTGGACTTGAGGTTATGTGAGTGAACCTCCATTCTTCAGCGAAGGTCTTGAACTGTGCGCTACTGTATTGTGGGCCATTGTCACTCAATAACTTTTCAGGTGTGCCTtgttctgaaaatatttatttgatcaaACTGATGATATTGGCACTTGTTGTATGCTGGAGTTTCTTCACGATTGGAAACTTGGAGTAGACGTCCGCAACCAACAGATATTCCTTCCCATCCAGTTGGAATAGATCAGTTGCGATGACTTGCCAAGGTCTTGTCGGGATATCATGAGGATGCAGTGGTTCTGGTGTTTGTGACTTTCCATATTCCTGGCATATTGGACATGACTTCACTCTCTCTTCAATGTGTGAATTTATGCCATGCCAGTAGATGGAATTTTTGGCTAGTAGCTGGCTTTTTATCACTCCTTGATGTGCATCGTGTAGTTTGTCTAGAAACTCTTGTGTTAAGGCTTTTGGAATGAACACTCTTGACCCCTTGGGCAACACACCATCTTCAATGGACAATTCATCTCGGTATGCCCAGTACTTTCTCAGTGGTTGTGCTACATCACGTCGATCTCCAGGCCAACCTTGAAGGATGACATCTCTCAATGCGCATAACTCATCATCTTGGGCAGCTGCATTTCGAACTTGCTGAATCTTCTCTTCAGAAAACATGACATGATTGATGCGCACTGGTGTTTCTATAGTCGGACCTGGTAGGGGATTGAGTCTGGACATTGCGTCTGATGACAACATCTCACGTCCAGGCTTGTATTTGATGACTACATCGTAACCTTGAAGGCGTAGAAGCATCCTCTGTAACCTTGGGGGAGCTGCTCCGAGGTTCTTTAGATGAATCATCTCAAGTGGCTTGTGGTCAGAAAGAATCTTGAATGGCTTGCCATACACGAATGTATGGAATTTCTCGCAAGCAAATATCACAGCGAGCATTTCCCTCTCGATGTTGGCGTACCTTCTCTCTGTGTCAGTCAGTGACTTTGATACAAAGGCTATAGGTCTGCCTTTCTGTGTCAAGGCAGCCCCGAGTCCTCTAGATGAAGCGTCAACTTCGATCACCACATCTTCCTCAGGATTGAAGTATGCCAGAGTGACTTCATCACTGATCAGTTTCTTGATGGACTCGAATGCCTGTTGATGCGATGCTGTCCATGCAAAGATTGCATCCTTCTTCATCAACTCTCTAAGTGGAGCTGTTTGTGTTGCAAGGTTGGGATAAATGGAGACATGTAGGTCACTATTCCGAGGAACTCTTGTAACTGCTTCGTACTTGCTGGTGCCTTGATGGCATCAATGGCTGCAGTCTTCCGAGGGTCTGGGTGAACACCATCCTTGTCAAAAATCAATCCAAAGAATCGGATCTGGTCCTTCTTGATTCTACACTTCTCTATGTTGAATACTAGACCATGTTCCCTTGCTACTTGCATGAGATGGTGTAGATTCTGGTCGTGCTCTTCTGAGTTTGCTCCAATGACGGCGACGTCATCAGCTAAGCCTATTACCCCCGGACATTTCTCTAGTATCTGGTCCATCTTCTGCTGGAATATATCCTGGGATACAGACAATCCAAACGGAAGTCTTTTGAATTTGTACCTGCCGAATGGACTGTTAAAGGTAGTAAGATTACTTGACTCATCATCCAGCTTTACTGACCAGTATCCGTGCTTTGCATCGAGCGTTGAAAATACCTGAGCTCCTGCAAACTTGTGTTTTATCTCCTCTAGGTTAGGAATTGTAGTATGCGCTCGCTTGATTGCCTTGTTGAGGTCTTTGGGATCCAGACATACACGCCAACGTCCATTTGGTTTCTGGGCATAAACCAAACTTGATACCCAATCTGTTGGATCGAAAACAGGCTCTATCACACCTAGTTTCTCCATCTCGTCCAATTCTTGTTTTATCTCATCTTTGATATGTATCGGACATCTCCTTGCAGGGTGAATGACAGGCTGTACATCTTTATCAATGACTATGTGATATTCTCCACTGAACTGTCCTATGCCTTCAAATCGATCAGGGTAGAGTTTTCTCAACTGCTCCTTGTCTGTGATAGTGCAGTCTGAGGACTCCTTCACCTCACAGTTCATTTTCACAAGACCCAACTTCAGCGATAATGGCAATCCTCCTAGGGCTGGTCCATCAGCATCCACCACATAGAATCTCGCGTCAATCTTCTTGTTGCCTCGCATGCATGTGATTGTGTGGATTCCGAACAATGGTATAACCTTCTGGCCATATCCTGTAACTATTGTCCTTGTCTTCTTGAGCATCCCAGGTAGTGGTCGGCCATCTTTGCCCACTCTGTCTGTGTACATTAGCTTATACAGACGTAAAGGTAGGAGGTTTCCTTGGGCTCCTGTATCCACTTTAACCTTTAGGACTGCTGGTTTCTTTGGCTTAAGCATGATATCGATGTCTGCAAAAGCTTCATCCTTCTCAATGTAATCGATAGTAATTGTCTCAAATCTGCATACTTCAATCTCGTCCTCTGGATAATCATCCTCTTGCATTTCATGGACTTGCTTTGATGAATGGCGACCTTGGTATTTCTTTGGTCCCATCTCATACTTCTCACCCTGTTGCTTCTTCTGATATGATTTTCCCGAGGTGGTTTTCTTTCCTTGGGAAGATTTCCTGCAACGCTTCTGCCAGTGGTTGTGTCCTCCACATCCACGACATTGGGTACCATATGCTGGGCACTGCTTACTCGGATGAGATCTACCACAGTTTTGGCATTTCTTCTGCCACTTACCTTCGGTGTGTGTTTTCTTTCGAACTGTGTCCATGTTCAACTTGTGGTTCCCAACAGCCTTCATCATGCTCATGTGGCTTTCTGTTGCTTCATGTGTCCTAGCCGTGTCAAGTGCTGCATCCAGCTTGAGTGTCTCGTCCTTTCCTAAGAGTCTCTCTTGAACCTTGACATGCTTGGTACCAATGATGAGTTGTTCGATGAGACGTTCTTCCATTTCAGGATCTGTAAACTTGCACTTCCTTGCTTGAAGTTTACACCTGGCCACAAAATCATCATGTTGATCTTGTCTGAACTTCTGGAGGTTGAATCTACTCACACGGAAGTTTGATTTAGGCTCAAAGTGTTTGGAGAAAGCTTCAAAAATCTCATCAGGCATCTTGAATTCCTTAGCCCAGGACTTATATACTTGTATCCCTTCTTGTCCTAGCCACAGGAGAGTATAATTGCATTTCTCTTCATCAGATTTCTTTGATAATGGACCTTTGAAAATTACTTCACAATATTGTCTAAAATTCTGAAAGGATGATGGAGGATCTTGGGACTTCCAGTCCATACAAGGTGGTGTAATACCAGTCATTTCccccattttgaaattattaactCGTCACTATTTGTGTGTGATAAATTTGcttaattttctcttttgtgCAGATGAAGATTGGTGTACAGATCTGTTTGGTAAAACCTTGTGTTACACCTTAGATCTAAATCTAGAATCTATACATACAAAATAGAGAAACATGTAATAATTCATCATTCATACACAAACAATTTCAGGGAATTGCCTTAATTCTAACACATCAAGGAATATCAATGTCAATAGAAAGAGTAAGAACATCAAATTCAATAGAAAGTGTCCTCAATGCTCAATATACATTCACAGTCTCAGTTCCTCATTTGAAATAGATAGGCTCTGATCTTGACATGCCCTTTCACATACTCACTGACACGGTCACTTAGTCTTAGTTTGTCATCTGTGAAAATTATCTTCTGGCAGATCCAGTCTAAGTCAACCAACCAATTTGTCTCTCAACTGGAATCTAAGATTCATAATCATTGAACATTCTGATACTCATTATGCAGCCCGTGGAAACTTATGGAAAGTCTCTCCTTGATGGAGCTGCAGGCCCTCTGTTACATCTCAATTTCACCGGGATCCAGTTCAGCAAATCTTGGTCTACTTGTCGTTCCCAATAACTTAGAGCTAGATGTAGACGTTATCACAAAAGGGTCCCGTCcgatcgtattgtgacgtcgaCGATCCTCATCAACATAATTTATGTCGCGATGCTTGCCCAATCAATATCAGTCCGCGTCGATGTCATGGCAACCTGCGCTTGAAAAGTTCATGGGTGTGTGTGTACCATAACGTATCACCCCAAGCGCCGTAGTGGATTCCTTCGGCACACAACGGGAAGACTTCGGCACGGTGTCTCACTGGGCTTTCGGTCAAACGACCAGGCCGGTTCAGTCAATTCCGTCAATCACACGGCACAATATAAAACGTTTCCCATCTGATCTTTAGGGTAGATATATCGAAACAAATCGATCCAGTCATTTCTATGATAAAAGTTCTGCACCGCTGCCACCATGTTGTGATTTGTATTCCCATACAAATAAGGACTCGAAGGCAATTTGTTAAGGTTCCATAATACAAGTTGACTAATCCTTTATTTATAACTTCGGACAGTGCCGCGCCTTACCCAGCATGCAAAGGGGTGTACATACGCGCAGTACAAATAGATATAACTCATCTCATTAcaacatggtttttactaggggtgcagataaagtggttactcacgttacggttcagatgggctatatgtacaaagactcattgagctcatgtccaccaacctatggaattgcccttatgTATATGATTTTGATATATTGCACATTACggtaattatcatcatttgatccatattgacaaattgtaaatatatttcaattctaTGTACAGTTAAGACACTAATTTAAGACTCGAATTCCAAGACAAATGCTAAAGAAAATTATCTGatttgataaacaaaaatatacttttGTAGAATTTGAATGATCTTGCTATCTAAAAACAATGTTTCTAAAAGCCTAACTGTAGCTGCAGACTTGTTTGAGagttcaaataaaacaaatgtctCGGACGGGAGTTTAAAGTTTCATGTCATTTCTTTATTCTTCATTCTTTGACTTttcaattccttgaatgcttgagaaATTTCATGAAACCTTTCCATAAATCATTTAATTCCATGAAACCATTCCATTCCTTTAATTCCATGAGAACAAGTAAATTCCGTGAAAACCTATGGGTTGAAACAGTACAAGAAAGTCATAAGTACAAGAGCAATATAAATCCTTTACATCATCTATGACTTTAACCATTGTGATACAATAACTATCTGACTCTGAAATTCTGAATGTAAATTATCACAATCCAGCTCGAATTGCATAGACCTATTTAGCAATGAAAGGATATTTGTCACCAAATGTATacaacttaaaggggaatgaaacttCTGGAACAAGAAGGCTTGtgttgaaacagaaaaatcaaagaatgagaacaaaggaagtttgagaaaaatcagacaaataatgagaaagttatgagcatttgaatattgcaatcactaatgcaatggagatcctcctattggcaatgcgacgaggatgtgtgatgtcacatgtgaacgtcttttcctttgatggactataaaataccctcaaaatgtctctttttgcttgttcttatggtgatacaaactcttcatccatgatgtgttctttaaaaatctgtattacatgccctcctgtagaaagaacacatgatctaccgctagatgtgataaaagaggcaatttaagtgaaatatatactgcagtaatggggagagttgttcacaagtgacatcacacatctttgccACATTGCCAATTttaggatctccatagcattagtgatcgcaacattcaaatgctcttaactttttcattatttgtccgatttttctcaaactttagTTGATCTGTTtccttgatttttcttttttcacacaagctatcttgttccaaaggttttgCTCTCTTTTAATAACCTTGACAACTGACATATAATCTAAGTTACATAATGTGGCATTCATGTATTTAAAACCAACATGCAAGTTGCTCGTAAGATGTATCTTATCATCATTTAGAATTACTCTAGCATTATCAGGTGTTTACCTTTCAAGTGATATGCATTAATTGACACACATGCTTTCTGGGTAAACTGGTTATGTACTTTCACAGACATTAATGCATTAATACAAGCTGTGATTGGCTGGACTGGTACCACGTGACCTCCCTTTAAAAAgttatattgtacatatgtacaatataaTTTTCGATTTTTTGGAGGGTAAAACCCATGTTAAATGAATGGGGAGTAGGCCAATATATCGATTAATGGCAATGTGTATTTAGCCAGTCAGTCCTGCGCATCTGCATTTACTAAGCGCATGCAATGCGTtgaatctttatttttatagtGACACCACCTTTTCCTGACTTGTGCATCTTTACATGGATGGTACGTGTTGACATTCATCCtccaatgataatgatagccTACGAGGTAGACATGCTTTTTGCGGGCTCCTGAATTTCAGTGTTTTTCTGTCAATTCTGAGAAAGGTTTCATTCTTTTATATCATCTGTTTCAGCATTCGTCAGGGACTGCGGCTGTGTAACTATTTTATCATCTCAATCACTCGCGTGTTATCGTCtgatgtttgatattttttgccTTTTCCAGCCTagaaacaataacaaaattCACGTATCAAATGGTACGCGAACAGTATTCACCATAGATATGCATCATCCTCCTTTAATAGGCTACGCGGACACCAACCTGTCTCCAGTGCGCTCTTTATACCAGTGACGTAACAAAGTAACAGCTCCTCTCCAGATATAGGGCCACCGAATAAAGACAATTCAGCTAAAACTGGGTCAGATGCTCTCTCTGATCTGAGATATTGAGGCTCTCTTCAACACTCACCGGCAAGCTATCGTTCTTATAATCTGCACTCCATGATGTTCGGGAAGGACAGACAGGGATTCTACAGTCACTGTCGTTCCTCAGTGACAAGTATGATGAACTGAAGGTCACGATGGAGATGCTGCAAAATGAGAATAAGGAGTTGAAAACAAAGAACAGAAATCTGGAGGAGAGAGTTGGTGACCTGAGTGGTGAAGTCCGAGACCTGAACCAGTATCATGGCAGGGTGAATATCGAGATAGCGGGGATTCCGGAGGAGATAGCACTCAAGGTGGCACAGAAGGTGGATCAGACGATCATGAAGAGTGACATCGCCCATCGCATTGGTTCCCCTAAAGATCAACGAGGTGCGAGACCCATCATTGTGAGATTTACGAATCGCCGATCTCGGAATGCAGTGTACGAAGGAAGGCGACAGATGAGAAGCGTTTTGACGAAGGATGTTGGAATCCATGGAGCACCGGCTGGGAAGATCTTCATCAATGAAAACATGATCGCTGCAACTTGAGCTTTCTTAGGACAAGTGAATGTGGAAAGGAAGAAGGCCGGCTTCAAGTTCCTttgaaaataggcctataaattATGGAAAGATATACTTGAGGAAGGAAGATGAAGCATCTCCTATCATTCATTCTCGAGAAGACATGGCCAAGATTAAGTAAATACTATTTTGTCTATATGTTCCTTGTAAATAACATTTGATTATAACGACGAACATTTCTAATGATTGTAATTATCTTACTCAAGAGATTTGTGATAAATAAGaagagttgaaatgttatttggaTCCAAATGATAATGCCTCGGGTCTTATTTCCTCTAAATATTACACTGAGaacatcacaaaaaatgttttcaaaagaTTGCCCTACTCCAGACCTGCTTATAAATCCCTATTACACATTAATATCAGAAGTTCAAATAAGAATTGTGAATGTTTTTGTATGTTTCTTGATAATACTGGAGTTCCACAAAATACGATATTAGGTTTTACTGAGACTTGACtttcagacaaaaatgacattttgctTTCTTTACCTGGTTATGATATGCTTTCtaaaattgtgaaaatagaATAGGTGGTGGCGTTGCATTCTTTGTACCGAGTCACTTTGAATGTGTTATCATTGAAGACATGTCATTCTTAAGTGAATCGTTGGAAACGTTGTTTACTGAGATTACTGACCGAAATAAATGCAAAACCATCTTAGGATTTATCTATAAGCCAC
Proteins encoded in this window:
- the LOC129258608 gene encoding uncharacterized protein LOC129258608, which translates into the protein MGEMTGITPPCMDWKSQDPPSSFQNFRQYCEVIFKGPLSKKSDEEKCNYTLLWLGQEGIQVYKSWAKEFKMPDEIFEAFSKHFEPKSNFRVSRFNLQKFRQDQHDDFVARCKLQARKCKFTDPEMEERLIEQLIIGTKHVKVQERLLGKDETLKLDAALDTARTHEATESHMSMMKAVGNHKLNMDTVRKKTHTEGKWQKKCQNCGRSHPSKQCPAYGTQCRGCGGHNHWQKRCRKSSQGKKTTSGKSYQKKQQGEKYEMGPKKYQGRHSSKQVHEMQEDDYPEDEIEVCRFETITIDYIEKDEAFADIDIMLKPKKPAVLKVKVDTGAQGNLLPLRLYKLMYTDRVGKDGRPLPGMLKKTRTIVTGYGQKVIPLFGIHTITCMRGNKKIDARFYVVDADGPALGGLPLSLKLGLVKMNCEVKESSDCTITDKEQLRKLYPDRFEGIGQFSGEYHIVIDKDVQPVIHPARRCPIHIKDEIKQELDEMEKLGVIEPVFDPTDWVSSLVYAQKPNGRWRVCLDPKDLNKAIKRAHTTIPNLEEIKHKFAGAQVFSTLDAKHGYWSVKLDDESSNLTTFNSPFGRYKFKRLPFGLSVSQDIFQQKMDQILEKCPGVIGLADDVAVIGANSEEHDQNLHHLMQVAREHGLVFNIEKCRIKKDQIRFFGLIFDKDGVHPDPRKTAAIDAIKAPASTKQLQEFLGIVTYMSPFIPTLQHKQLHLES